In the genome of Microplitis demolitor isolate Queensland-Clemson2020A chromosome 5, iyMicDemo2.1a, whole genome shotgun sequence, the window TGCGGTGATTGATTTTCGAAATTGTATTTATTCCAAGCAGGCCTACTACGATTTCGCATGCTTTGGGTACGAGGGAAATTTCGTTTTGGTTTAGGCGGCTTATGAGGaacaaaattatcaaaaattaacattGAATGTGGTTCTTTTAAGCTGTTACTTCTTGTCCCATCAAATCTTGGTGAACTACGAACCTTTGAACAGTATTCCTTTTTATCATCgatattaaattcataataaatacaaGTTTGGTTTGGTCGGAAATTTTCTTCGGTATAACTAATTGGAGATTTTATTGCACTAAGTCTTGTATCTTGTAAGGATTTAGATCGAAAAACAGCTCTAGTAggtatatttgtatttatcgGTTTTTCAAATTCAGTATTTTCGATATTATTTTTCGGATTAGCATTATAAGTATCGGAATTCTGACGTTTTCTTTTATAATGTGAATCAAAAAGCATTTCTAATGGCGCAGACTTAACTAATGAATCAGAATCGTCGGTAAGAATACTTTCAGTGCTTCTGTGATCTTCATTTTCACGTAATGGAAAGGTTTGATAGTCATCCGTAATATCAGTTAAGACACTCTCTTGGCTTTGAGCggtttgaatttttcgtcgtgacaaaaaaaaactagcacTGGAGTGTCGATCATTATCATATTGGCAATCAAATATTTCTCCAGAGGCATCAGAAAGAATACTTTCTTGAGaatcaccaaaattttttttcagataatttaaataatttttgttttcattatttatctctgtatttaagtttatttgatATTCACTAACGCATCTACGAGGTGGATTTTTAATATCGCTTTCTAATGAATCATCACTGAAATTaccattttcattattattatcatcatcgttATCGGATAATGGTTCATTCATTGCTGGTAAACTTTCAAATGACTTTGCTAAATTATCGATGTCTTCTGATTTATCATTCAAGCCGATAAAATAACTACAAGATCGTTGTTTTTGAGCAaatgtcataaatttattagtttctTTTTTCCATGATTCTTTTACCGCTTTCAATTCTTCACAAACAGGCGATTCCGGTAATGATTTATTGCATTTATTAAcggataatttaaatttttcagttttctcTAATGTTAATGTTAACGGTCGACTTACTGTCAATTTAGCTCGTTCATTTATACAAGACGTAGTTCGACTTTTGGGTAAGCATTTGTTGTCGAttatatctttaatatttgaaagaGCATTCCCATAACCAGAAACATTGTTAGTAAAAGTTTTAGGCTTTAAGTAGGGCTCAGAATTTGGTAATGGTTTACAAGGGTTAGTTgttattgtataatatattgaCTGCTCACGTTTATTATTACCTGAACCAATTCTACTTTGACGATGATGGCGATCTGGTAGATGGCTGCTGAGATCTGAAATACTTTGACTTGATTTTAAAGAGGACTTATAGCCAacctacaaaaataaaattatttaaaatttttattaaaagtatttattaataaaattataaataatcttaCACTTTGTAATTTTCTTCTCGTCTCTTCTATTCGCCGTTGTAATTCTTCACGATTTTTAGTTACATCAGCACTGAGTTTGGTATTTTTTGGCACTATTGGATTTATATTTTGAGTTTGgtgtattttatttccttgGTTTTGTCCTCCACTAAATCTGCATACAGAAAAGTAGAATATAagaacagtaaaaaaataaaattgttaaaattataactacaGTTTGAATAAATTACCTCCCATGAAATTGAGAGCTAATACTGGTATTTTTTCTATTCGTAGGTTCATCAGCACCACTAAGAGATTCAAAAGCATTTTTAAGATATTTCTCTCGATGAGTTTGATTTGAAACTTGATCATATCCTTCAGAACTTGCTTCAGATAATATAGACAATGGATTGCGTTCAGCACTTGGAGTTGATGCACCACCTTCTGAGTCTGAATCATCTTGACTGCCTGATGCTGTTGTTAATTCACTGCGATTACTATctccaattttaatttttttccctctTCTCATAGATCTTCGAAGTTCTTCTACATCCATAGCATTTACTTTAAACTGATTTGATACAGTATCTTCGATTGGAGGatagtatattaaattatgtgATTTTTCAGAACTTGTTGTTCCATTTTCTCCCTCAGAATAATCTTCGACATCACCGTCATGTTCTGTACTCTCGTGATcctaagtataaaaaataattatcattaacaatgaataataattgttttttttttttttaaattgaataatgttttagttgaataaataaaattttgagaaaatagCAAATGACAAGAAAATCATTAcggaagaaaattaataattcgaCAGTTTATTTTAcgaccaataaaaaaatacctcTAATTTAAAACTGCTAAGACTGCTGTCATCGGTGCAATGTCGTATTCTCGATTGGTGAGTTAACTCTGTAATATTGCTACCTCTAGTTATCGTTACGTTGCCACCCGTCATCTATAACGTTCGCGTTCGTACAatagagataattttttttttttttaaggagcaaaaataaacaagtagaaaaattaaagaaaaagattaaataatggaaaaaataaaaatagaaaatattagtgTATGTGAGAATGTTAGCACTCATTAGTTACGCATGAATGCTTAGTTTATAATAACTGGTTAGTACCTGTTTTAAATCTTCCGTTAATTCTCTATAACTATCAGGGCACGGTGCGAATACGTTTTCTTCTTCCTCCTAAAAAGCGTGAATAAGAATTATTGTgtgaaaataagaaattaacgGTCATTGCccaatataaacaaaaaaaaaaaaaaaaaaaaaaaaaaaaaaaaaaaaaaaaaaatagactgattggaaaaattaaataattcaaaaatcccTGATTGtcgtgaatatttaaaaagtaaagcataatttttgtttaacaataatttaagataaacACGTGTACTATATTTAAGTCGGAGAACgtaattaatagtttattacGTCTCCTGACTTTAATATATTGCATGTGTTCatcttaaattattgttaaacaaaaattatgctttactttttaaatattcacgaAAATCGGgggttttttaattatttattttccccaatttgtttattatttttttttttaattcaaactttttatacttttctatGTTATCTATtaatacatactttttttatgaatttaatttataaacacattaataatattgagcGGATACTTATCGATATTGGATTGTAAATGAGTTAAGTTTTTATTCATGATGATAtccatcaatatttaaaacaacccgagtgattttttttgctctattaacaattgatttttgtaaaataaaaaatatatatgatttccatttatttattttgtaaaatttatgaaatctatgatttttaaaataattatcttaaaatcGGAATAGTAAAGTTATACGTATCAATTACtagtaaattaaaagaaaaatccaTTAAAATAGTACTCATGTTACAACTACCTCTATATGAGAAGAAAATGCTTAccttttttatgataatagtTTCACGCCTGTAATCACTACTGCATTTTGTTTCAGTTCCGCTATCAATAGAACTGTCTTTAGATCCACCAGCACCACCACATCCACCATCAGAATCGATGACACTTCTTGAAGGAGGAAAATGAATAATCTCGTCACTATCATAGACAGATTTAACTGTAATACCATCAGTCTGTTGAACACGTTGAGCCCATCGACCTTTTGGCATATCTACTCCAACCGATCTGACACTAGAAGAGATATTTTCTTGAATATTAGTATTTGTATTGATTTGTTTCTTAGCCCAATGAGGTAATTGGCCGACGCTAAACCGATAATCAACAGCTGAAGTTTGTATGGTTGAATTGGCATTTGGATTGAAAAATTCTGGTGATGGTGGACCAAAGGTTTCATTGTTAAGCTGTACTGCAAGTCCATTTGGTAAATTATGTAGCTTTTGACCTGCACGCATCGCTTGTTGAGCTAATCGAGCTTGCATTGTCACTACCATGTCATGCGGTATACTCCAAACAAAAATACAACCATCACCACTAGCTGATACCAAGTGACGGCAATCTGGACTGAATCGCAGGCCAGTTACTAGTTCTGAATGACCTAACATTGTTGCCATACATTCACCACTGTAGTAATCATAAACACATAAGGTCTTGTCAGTGCATGAAGTTGCAACATATATTCCCGATGCATCTAAAACGACTTTTATTAAAGAGCCGTCTTCACCAACTGAACCTTTAAATGTTTTGCTATGTTTCCCAGTGGCTACATTGTATACTCTAATATTACGATCTTGGCAAGCTGTTAAAACATGTTTTTGACCAGAGTCTACCTCCATGTCATATAGAGTAGTTTTTCCTTGAGCATTGTGATCTCGTACAAATTGTGGTGAACCTCCAGGGGTCATTTGCAATTGTCTAAAGATAATACTTTTATCAGCACCACATGATaccatttgaattttatcactttgcgttgttttgaaaaatcttaCTGCTGTAATTGAGGAACTATGGTCATCAAGTGTTTGGAGAAAATTATACCCTTCATCAACATTAAAAACATGGATTAATCTATCTCTTGAAGCACTAGCCAGAAGTCTTGGCCCGCCGGTTGTATTTCGAGAGTATTTTGAATACTCCAGGCAAAGTACTTCAGCATCATGAGCTTCTATAAGACACAATTCATCTAAAGTTGCTACATCATGAATGCGGATATTGCCTGATCGATCTCCAGAAGCTATATGTTTACCATCTGGACTTACTCTAATTGATCTAACACCATTACGACCATCATACGAGGTATCACTTTTTTCTGTTGATCCTGCCGTAGCTAAAtctaaatcttttaaatatgTTAACTCAGGATCAACATATAacacttttaataattcattactataaatattgcgattataaactttttgatttgacgaaaaatctttttttaaattccatacTCGAATTGTATCATCACTTGAACATGTTATAAAGCTATTCGACGGCATGTCGTTAATTGATTCACTATCAGTTGGATACATTTCAACGCCCCATATACATGCAGAATGATAGAGAAAAGAATGCGATTTCCCAACACGTTTTATATCTCGTATATCCCAAACATAAATGCTATGATCATTATAAACGCATGTGAGTTTGTTATTCAATTCATCAAAAGCCAAGGCAACTGCATCTGGATATCTAGCATTTGTTGGATGTTGAGACATATGACTTATTGACAATCCGCAAGCTACATCTACACCTAAATAGTGAGTTCTGGGTAACGTTGTAATAAATTGAAGTGTTACTGGACTAAAACATCTAACAATTCCCTCGGCACATcctataaaaatgaatttttcaccTACAGCCATACAATTCGCGCTGCTTGTCCTCAACTCGACCCACTTATCAAGGAGCCTTCGATTATTAAATTCGCAGAGTAAGCCAGTTTTTGTAATAGCATAAGTAGAATCAGCCATCTCTCCACGGCCACAAGTTACATCTACAAAATCATTATTTCGTTGTTCACCTAATATGGCAGATCGGCCCATTAGAGGCACTGGTTCCTTATACTTGGCACTTCGAGTATATTCAAGATACCAAAATTTTACATGCCGATTACCAACAGTGACAAAATAACTGCCATTTTCAGCAAACGATACAGCCTTCACCTTGCTTGACACTTTGTTTGATGCAACCTTTACATTATTTCGCCAGTCCCAGACGTTCACAATCATATCATGTTGTGATCCAATAGAAACAACATATTTATTGCTTGGCGAGAAAGCCTGGAAGATTAATATAACTTATACATTACTTTATAACTTGGCAAACTATTTATTGTAgtgattggaaaaaaaaaaaattaacaggtTGCTttctaaatcttttaaaaCTTCAGGTATATTATTCAACTGCAAACCTTACGGAATTTAATCATGGTTGACATTATTTAACCACTGAGCGGTTCTTGAAATTATAAGCCTTAAATGGATTTACTTCAAtctttataagtaattttatcttttagtatgggtaaaaaagtataaaatacagtttaatgattttaaaataacaaaatactcACAACACAATTAATTCCATATTTATGGCTGGAAAACTCGGCAATCTGAATGGCATTTTGCTGATCTGAAATATCCCAAACTCGCACATTGGGCATGTGTCCGCACTCGCCAGTAACCAAAAGACGACCATCTCCAGCAAGCGCCAGTGAAGTTACAGTTTTTTTGCAACTATTTAACACATGAGTCTGTGTATTTTTTCGcggattaaataaaactaccgtgcatctaaaaaaaaaaagaaaaaaaaatgaaagattatttattagttgtaatttaatattaaaaaacaaaagaaaagtGTGAGAAGTTAGTAATGAAGTCATTTGacaatgttatttttatattagttACAGTATATATTGAGAGTCTGAATCTAGTAAATAATTCAACATCGGCTTTCTCCATGAGAGCACGCCACGATCCCGTCATGCTAAACGAGCAAAGTCTCGAATATCTAAAGAACTGGTCTGAGACAATTTTCACCATCTAATCAAGTTTGAGTATCTTATAACATCACCAgttgttattttaatgtaatgaTAAGCTTATTATTtactgatgataattataaagttcacagttatttaaaaaactcattGTGATagtatttatgataattactATTCACTAGGTCAAATAAGAGGAGAGAGGACAAATCCATGAGTTTTTCGCACGGCCTTTTCCACTCTCATTTCACTTCTTTATAAGCTAACGAGATAGTTAGCAATGTAGTAAATACATCGAAATAATTTTCGAGACGAAAGCAAGTTACTTTCATATCAAGCggttcaatacaaaaaaaaatattgttactatacggcttttttaaatttagactATGGTACAACCAtacaacaattaattattagcttGAAAGCTTTTATTAAAGTTACTATATAATAGTCGCATAATGGTCTCGGTCTTGGACTTGACCTTGCTTTTGCTTTTATTACTGATATCCAACAAATCCttaagggcattctcagaCGGTGTccttcactttttttaaaacatttaatgaCTTTAAGCTGCCAAAACAgtgataaaaagttattaataaattaaaaaaaaattaaagcaatagttaaaaaaacgacaacgagttaaattaataataaaagaattaaaatagttGGTTTTATTGTCGTTGAGCAATGCGTAAATAATGATACTCTtccaatataatataatgagaaaaattttattactcgcTGATACATACGCGTATAGCAATGACCAATATAtgttttgtaagaaatttatcaCTCTACAAAACAggattcttatttttttaacttcccgctaagaaaatccgatgattttcaaaaattgcggAAAGTTAtagttttcaccccgattttcaaaaatttaaatttcatccgatgttgacgttttgaggtcctaggaagctattctgactattttcagaagcaTGGCTAagtgtctgtgtgtgtgtgtgtgtgtgtgtgtgtgtgtgtgtgtgtgtgtgtgtgtgtgtgtgtgtgtgtgtatggatgtaaactcttaatatctttttaatgaactgagcgattaaaatgtttgaggtggcaatcaaaagagtttgttggccgtcaactttgctgaaaatttcaaatcaatcgATCGAATAGTCTCtaaaatatgaaagaaaaacaaaacaaaaacaaaaaaaaaatcagtttttttcaattttctcagaaatggcttgatcgatcaattccaaaatctaatcagcacaagaattcaataaaacgcgtcgattgccgcctcaaccatctcaatcggttgataatttcgtaagatatcgtgaaagaaagaaatgctaaaaaacggttttttccgaAAACAATGGTATCcaatagtatttttgagctcgaaaatgtaatcacaacaatgttttcaagctcaaggagctcgaaaacagcaggaagttttggggctggcccgcaggatcaaccgatagacagatttttttttttgtaaattcaatCATTTAAGTGATATTAAAGTTCAAAGTTtacaatgtttaaaaaaaatcttttttctttgaaattttattactacttaaaaaattaatatacagTCACGcactatacttttttttgcatgAAATTGActgctttacaaaaaaaatctcttataatttttttataaactttactattcaaaagttatggaAGCTCTAAGTTTGAAGTAGAGCAGAAGTACTGTTTTTGGCCACTTTAGGGGTCAGTTTTGgacacttgaaaatttaaataaaataatttgtaaaatacacAATGAcacaatgtatttttaaaaatatgttcgaagatacttttatcccacgattaaaatggaaattttattttatattttttcattaattaaaataaagtattaaatctTCAAAAATAGATCAGTAACCACAAATGGTTCTTCTACCCTATATcggaaaaaaactttcatcAAATAGTTTACGAAACAATAGgtttatgaaaaaaacataagaaattttatctgTTGAGCGGTAAATTTTCTACAGCAAAAAGTATAATGCGTGGATGTACATCTATTTGGTGAGTGATAAAATTTCgaagaaaaaagaattttttagacatttaaaattctaaacttTGATATCACTTGAATGGTTGAATTTACATGAAAAAACATAAGAAATCTCTtctgtagagcgttaaatttgcTACAGAAACATATATTGTTTACTGcgatatgtttttttatctcagcaagtaataaaatttttctcgttgTATTATACTGGAAAAGTATCATTATTTACGCAGGGCTAAACGGAAACAgaattaactattttaattcttttattatttataggttacaaataaatgatttatatcgtggcaaagtaaaaaaaaggttaCTTGGGAAATGAAAAACACTCTAGTATGGATGataggaaaaaaaagtcgTAAAGAGAACTGAAACATAATCTCATTGTTAAAAAGAATAATGAACTTACCCTGCAGGATAGGCGACTATTTCACTTGTTGTGTCACAATCCAATGCAGCATTACTTGATACGGTCACGCCTAACACACGTTCTAATTTGATctgtaacaatttttttttttaatttttcatataatttccATCGAtaatcaatacaaaaatttgtatgtAACTCATGCCCAAGAATACGCCGCTAACTGACTAAAGTGAccctcataaaattttatatcaaaatacAATCCTTTCTGATTGGTCAAACGAGtggtttaaaatatattatctcaTACTtgctaaattttctaaatttttttttttgtattttttgaaaaaatttttttttgtatattttgaaaactttcttgtaaaattttttttaattttttgacaaacCGTTTGAaagattttctttttctttatatttcttGCAAACGTATTTTATAAGATGAGAGGTTTTGTATTGTTACAATTCAACTTTTtctacatttaatttatcttgaaatacaattttttatttcttgccATAGAGTCCATGTTAAATTGCcgaaaattaactaattattctCAAAGcctattacaaataaaaatttgacttaGTTTGTGGTAACGTTATTACActtaattaatctattttaaaaatttgtcaaagTTATGTGCATCTTAATTTAGATCATTAACCAcctcaaaacttttttttaaatttaaaagaaattctcGCATAAAATTAActcgataaatttgaaaattgagcAAGCTTAtaccgtgtaaaaaaaaaattgttgaaaaaaggttaaaaaagtgttgactattCTAAACTTCAAAACGCGACACAATGACGAACTTTTTGAAACGATTTTCAAActtcttaaaatataaaaaaaaaaaaaaaaaaaaaaaaccaattggCTTAATACTacaaattgatatttttgagtACGAAATACGTTCagaaaaaactgattttgaaCTATTTCCGAACGTTTTTCGTTTTGGCATAacttaataatataaagatattttttgatttttctcttgaattttcaaaagtttttaaaaacgttcaaaaaaatctcgtcgttgtgtcacgttttgaagtttagaatagttaacacttttttaacaattttttgataaggaATGAGGGGATATTCccttttccatttttaaattttttaactgactgctatagaaaatatttcgtcagtaagtaaaataaaagtgcATGTTAAAATCAGTGTtgaatatttaacattttgtGTATAAATTTAGTACACTGTCACTATCTTGTTTGACTAGTTGTGATCGATGTATATGTtttaacatataaaaatattattttgtgcaaaagtaaaaaattttaaataataatgtctaATAAACTCTCattactttaatatttatgatacaTTTTGAACGCGAAGCGGAGAGGTTGGGCTTTACTATCATCTTTCAAGGTCACACGACTTACATTAAAtcgtatttattatatttataccaCACTAACACCTTATAAAAAGcacattaatattaacaggAAACACTAATTAATAAACCTGTTCCTTTTTAAAAGTTGTGCAATacgtttcataaattttcatgaaattttgtatttaaatttatttattcatttttatttaaattttgtaacattttatataatttctataaaattttataaaatcttttcaTGGTCATAGTGATGTTTTAAGATCCTCCTCAATGATCTCGAATCTCCGGGTAATTTAGATCTATGGTGATGTCAAAAAATCGCTGATATCTTTAAATCCGCAATAATATCAATGGaaatattttcagatttttgttaatatctaCAAATTTTGgtgaatcttttaaaaaaaattactctggcAACTGTGAAATCTACTTTGatctaatttttgaaaaaatcagaTTTCCGTGAGTCTACCATTGATCAACGGAGATCTAAATGATTTCTTCTCGGGTAGAATTATTCTAGCAAGACGAGTTATGAAATATTCTTGTTCAGGTTTTTCTACAAATAAAACCTCTGCGAATATTAAGTAAGGACTAGGGTATGATACCCAGCATAATTTTTccttttaattcttttatgtttaaaagaaaatcttGGAAAAATTGATAGTTGAACCAAAGGCGAGGTTAGTGTCCAAATACGAGCATTCTATCCGTCATTGTATtagatttataattacttaattttttgtaaaaagtatttaaaaaggCGGGTTATAAAGGGCACTTAGAAAtctaattatcataatttttaatgataataaattttgctatAAGTTGGCTCAATgacttatttttatgtttttatgcATGCTAGCCATACTTTCGTATggctataaatataatatatttatgcaCATTGACGTCAcgctttaaataattagatgtCTTTATTATTCGCTGTCATATCTAATATTTAAAGCTGCCGACCGTAAGCGTTAAATGATGTAAATTTTGAGCATATGttacaaaaattgttttcaaattatcatttatcgtgTAAGTGCAACAGAAAAAATTGCATTTGTCTATTCAAATGTGATAAAAAAGGCGCATGTTGTTTTCTCTAAACTAACGAGTCTTCCTAATGTAcctttttctatatattttttcaatagaaaaaaaaaataacgagtCTTCGTTTGATTAGTAGCTATCGTTGATACATTGCATGGAGAATAGAGGAGTCTCTATTCTATATGATACATTGACAGTAAGTCATAAAGCAGAAAGCTAAGTTGATCAAGCGTTCAAGATTCACATCGTGGcctcttattaaatattcaacgtAGGTTGCGTCAAAGTAACTTATTTGATATGTACTCTTGAGCGATTTACGTGGGTTGAGAATGTGGGTACACAAGATACGACAAGTAGATTTCAGTAAAATGACACGGTGTCAGGTAgtagtaaaacaaaaaatttttataaacgcgtgaataattttattgaatttgattGATATAAAAGATCGACAATAATATTACGTTGATGCATTCAAtaacagataaaaatttgatttataaacATGTTGTCCATAATTATAtgcaaattaatataaaagctAATCGCAATTCTCAAGATGTTTATACGACCTTGTATTCTGGAGTCTGATACGTCTTTTGTTAATACTGCAGGCTGTATTGTtgcatatattattttttactcctgCCTTACGTCAGAAACAGAGaagtaaaaattctaatacacacacatacagatatatataaatatttacaatgcaTTTATGCATGTTGAGTGCCCCCGTAAAGAAATAAGAGGGGCTGATGATGTAATACGTGACTAGGCCAAGACAGAAGCAAGCTCCTAACTATCATGATTGCGTAATTTTTATGACCGGCCCCCTTTTTTGAGGTATCTCGGAAtgtaattcacttttttttatcatgtttcAATATGGttgaaattataaaccaaaataataataataatagcaatgaATTGAAAGCAGAAAACGCTAAAGACTACAAATGTGcccattgaataaaattactgTGCAAGATTATGTTTTGGACATCCATGGCATTgtatgagaataaaaataacaagaaaaaacaaataaatgaaatcaTGCGATTTATTTCTAAAGTAACAGTTATCTATCACGACGAACTACTATAcggaaaaaagtaaagaaatttaCTATTTGGAAAGTAAACTCAAAACTATTATGggtatttaatcatttttatttgaaacataactcaaaattactatagcataaataaaaattgttatcataagttaaatgtcatt includes:
- the LOC103578189 gene encoding mitogen-activated protein kinase-binding protein 1 isoform X3 yields the protein MALTEEKHNNPRLRDKKGIPVDDIKLERVLGVTVSSNAALDCDTTSEIVAYPAGCTVVLFNPRKNTQTHVLNSCKKTVTSLALAGDGRLLVTGECGHMPNVRVWDISDQQNAIQIAEFSSHKYGINCVAFSPSNKYVVSIGSQHDMIVNVWDWRNNVKVASNKVSSKVKAVSFAENGSYFVTVGNRHVKFWYLEYTRSAKYKEPVPLMGRSAILGEQRNNDFVDVTCGRGEMADSTYAITKTGLLCEFNNRRLLDKWVELRTSSANCMAVGEKFIFIGCAEGIVRCFSPVTLQFITTLPRTHYLGVDVACGLSISHMSQHPTNARYPDAVALAFDELNNKLTCVYNDHSIYVWDIRDIKRVGKSHSFLYHSACIWGVEMYPTDSESINDMPSNSFITCSSDDTIRVWNLKKDFSSNQKVYNRNIYSNELLKVLYVDPELTYLKDLDLATAGSTEKSDTSYDGRNGVRSIRVSPDGKHIASGDRSGNIRIHDVATLDELCLIEAHDAEVLCLEYSKYSRNTTGGPRLLASASRDRLIHVFNVDEGYNFLQTLDDHSSSITAVRFFKTTQSDKIQMVSCGADKSIIFRQLQMTPGGSPQFVRDHNAQGKTTLYDMEVDSGQKHVLTACQDRNIRVYNVATGKHSKTFKGSVGEDGSLIKVVLDASGIYVATSCTDKTLCVYDYYSGECMATMLGHSELVTGLRFSPDCRHLVSASGDGCIFVWSIPHDMVVTMQARLAQQAMRAGQKLHNLPNGLAVQLNNETFGPPSPEFFNPNANSTIQTSAVDYRFSVGQLPHWAKKQINTNTNIQENISSSVRSVGVDMPKGRWAQRVQQTDGITVKSVYDSDEIIHFPPSRSVIDSDGGCGGAGGSKDSSIDSGTETKCSSDYRRETIIIKKEEEENVFAPCPDSYRELTEDLKQMTGGNVTITRGSNITELTHQSRIRHCTDDSSLSSFKLEDHESTEHDGDVEDYSEGENGTTSSEKSHNLIYYPPIEDTVSNQFKVNAMDVEELRRSMRRGKKIKIGDSNRSELTTASGSQDDSDSEGGASTPSAERNPLSILSEASSEGYDQVSNQTHREKYLKNAFESLSGADEPTNRKNTSISSQFHGRFSGGQNQGNKIHQTQNINPIVPKNTKLSADVTKNREELQRRIEETRRKLQSVGYKSSLKSSQSISDLSSHLPDRHHRQSRIGSGNNKLETDGRFPSKASDSKDEIEDKGMRRACSLSDLSVSPPNRLLHGPIQVSGKLSIKNSNISSRNGTGTHTNSGLPSRYTSSKSHSTYMTRSSSVGVLNQHSDSESDAGIASSGRNFTNSTTNNRISGLMRPTISSQNKINHQTKPHSSSSSNLPMVLRRRGMQSAYSSVNLSQVGNQEDSSSEDTSSNGNGGKPTLPPRPRSINIDLSANFNSVGSSIRRSGSNTTISTSRLINNASGQMRLSSRNQLDQNPQKPSAKEINVANAELSPQLCNTIADELTRTADNVVQLYKRLAMDSSANSVLGPIDRDTMLRGLESSVNEAMQTLRLVAASTTNKETTDNDPSVVNEATETFKELLAGQDQGKVVNIMQQYSEMLLSMMQQRMSGTQPNHA